In Mustela lutreola isolate mMusLut2 chromosome 1, mMusLut2.pri, whole genome shotgun sequence, one genomic interval encodes:
- the LOC131819882 gene encoding GTP-binding nuclear protein Ran-like produces MFVERHLMGEFEKKYVATLGVEVHLLVFHNNRGPTHQRVGHGRPEEVQRTAGRLLHPSPVCHYSVRCQSRVTYKNVPNWHRDLVRVCENIPIVLCGNKVDLKDRKVKAKSMVFHRKKNLQYYDISAKSNYNFEKPYLWLARKLIGDPNLEFVAMSALAPPEGVMDPALAAQYEHDLEVAQTTALPDEHDDL; encoded by the coding sequence ATGTTTGTGGAGCGTCACCTGATGGGGGAGTTTGAGAAGAAGTATGTAGCCACCTTGGGTGTGGAAGTCCACCTGCTCGTGTTCCACAACAACAGGGGACCCACCCATCAACGTGTGGGACATGGCCGGCCAGAAGAAGTTCAACGGACTGCGGGAAGGCTACTACATCCAAGCCCAGTGTGCCACTATAGCGTTCGATGTCAGTCAAGGGTTACTTACAAGAATGTGCCTAACTGGCATAGAGATCTGGTACGAGTGTGTGAGAATATCCCCATTGTGCTGTGTGGCAACAAAGTAGACCTTAAGGACAGGAAAGTTAAGGCAAAATCTATGGTCTTCCACCGAAAGAAGAATCTTCAGTACTATGACATTTCTGCCAAAAGTAACTACAACTTTGAAAAGCCCTACCTGTGGCTTGCTAGAAAACTAATTGGAGACCCTAACTTGGAGTTTGTTGCCATGTCTGCTCTCGCCCCGCCAGAGGGTGTCATGGACCCAGCTTTGGCAGCACAGTATGAGCACGATCTAGAGGTTGCTCAGACAACTGCTCTCCCGGATGAGCATGATGACCTGTGA